In Lates calcarifer isolate ASB-BC8 linkage group LG4, TLL_Latcal_v3, whole genome shotgun sequence, a genomic segment contains:
- the si:dkey-181m9.8 gene encoding E3 ubiquitin-protein ligase lubel isoform X2: protein MPRVGAKEELRTLVECQYSYPAETLSDLHKVRALFSDLRLYVDFYCFPNKEKKRLVYLAGTIPVHYEGSEYNIPVCIWLHETHPVSRPCCYVCPSISMAINPSCPCVDTSGNISLDGLRNWTHGVSNLSLLVSEMRQAFQVDTPLYARCPAQAPPPTGVQVSPSATEGSSVSSCSHHHISSISSSPQSSRLPLTSSYLSGQKASQWEASREVRVRRSYTEELLGIDFSAPPPSSSSSSSSSSNHYNPFLSSSSPGPPPKPLSRMMGALSLDGGASGDQQDDSPVQIVQSEAARDRHRLGSGPAPELHQDQGTRFQSEPAAGADHIKMAARLSPDRAAIFFSLMKMKGRSFSPSDVMEAVQLNKDLPSALRFLTHSCPICQDQVTFSKIITMTHCSCFLCQTCFKTFFSAAIKERSIDQLVCPQCGRPEVRGQGRMEESMDYFNLLDTQIRHFLPAQLHELFQRKLRDRALQEMPNFCWCAHCSFGMLHEADRLRMDCPSCKKSTCSQCRSPWSPQHQGLSCEQFRVWQQQNHPDHSTALLSYNSIECPNCQFIFILSKGGCLHFTCSQCQYQFCGGCSQTFTLGAVSLWSASTGLYYQGLLSGSTVSFCGRVLLSASIVRVYCQGLLSTTLSVEVCGFSADCGTKGLHAHHPRDCLYHLRDWSVTRLHLLLQFYRVSPSWLEPAKGSSPDTSGTGVCLVLELRDDGSRREEPCGQPALPEYRGYCQLHYKERLVELINRCRADPAVLFSPAEMMVELQRWHIAVPTRKPDESEQLYAQRLRLTLTNRVPLRKQRRSPLKLNDDLCPLTSAVAAGAPPPHLLLTD, encoded by the exons ATGCCGCGAGTCGGAGCTAAGGAGGAGCTGCGGACTCTGGTGGAG TGTCAGTACAGTTACCCCGCAGAGACTCTGTCTGATCTTCACAAGGTTCGAGCTCTTTTCTCTGATCTTCGTCTCTATGTGGATTTTTACT gttttccaaacaaagagaagaagaggctgGTTTACCTGGCTGGGACGATTCCTGTTCACTATGAAG GAAGTGAGTATAATATCCCAGTGTGCATTTGGCTTCATGAGACACACCCAGTGTCCCGTCCTTGCTGTTACGTCTGCCCGTCCATCTCCATGGCGATCAACCCATCCTGTCCCTGCGTGGACACTTCTGGCAACATCAGTCTGGACGGACTGAGGAACTGGACCCAT ggTGTGTCCAATCTATCGCTGCTTGTGTCAGAAATGAGGCAGGCCTTCCAGGTGGACACGCCCCTCTATGCCAGGTGTCCTGCCCAAGCTCCACCCCCAACAGGTGTGCAGGTGTCACCGTCAGCGACAGAGGGAAG TTCTGTGTCCTCCTGCAGCCACCACCacatctcctccatctcctcctccccacagAGCAGTCGtctccctctcacctcctcctaCCTGTCTGGACAGAAAG CCAGCCAATGGGAGGCGAGTAGGGAGGTGAGGGTGAGGAGGTCGTacacagaggagctgctggggATCGACTTCAgtgctcctcctccctcctcctcctcctcctcctcctcctcctccaaccaCTACAACCCCTTCCTAAGCTCCTCCTCCCCAG GTCCCCCTCCAAAACCCCTCAGCAGAATGATGGGGGCTCTGAGTCTGGATGGGGGGGCCAGTGGAGACCAGCAGGATGACTCACCTGTACAGATCGTCCAATCAGAAGCAgccagagacagacacagactggGTTCTGGACCAGCACCTGAACTACATCAGGACCAGGGTACAAGATTTCAGAGTGAACCAGCAGCCGGAGCTGACCACATCAAG ATGGCAGCCCGTCTCTCCCCGGACCGGGCGGCCATCTTCTTCTCGCTCATGAAGATGAAGGGGCGGAGCTTCAGCCCCAGTGATGTCATGGAGGCGGTCCAACTCAACAAAGATCTCCCATCAGCCCTCAGGTTCCTGACCCACAGCTGTCCCATCTGTCAGGACCAGGTGACCTTCAGCAAG ATCATCACCATGACTCACTGCTCCTGCTTCCTGTGTCAGACgtgttttaaaacatttttctctgcagCCATTAAAGAGCGAAGCATCGATCAGCTGGTTTGTCCTCAGTGTGGCCGacctgaggtcagaggtcagggacGGATGGAGGAGTCCATGGACTACTTCAACCTGCTGGACACTCAG atCCGTCACTTCCTGCCTGCTCAGCTCCATGAGCTGTTCCAGAGGAAACTCAGAGACCGAGCTCTGCAGGAGATGCCCAACTTCTGCTGGTGTGCTCAC tgttcgTTCGGCATGCTTCATGAAGCTGACCGGCTGAGGATGGACTGTCCCAGCTGTAAGAAGAGCACCTGTTCTCAGTGCAGATCACCT TGGTCCCCTCAGCATCAGGGTCTGTCCTGTGAGCAGTTCAGAGTCTGGCAGCAGCAGAATCATCCGGACCACAGCACTGCCCTGCTCAGCTACAACAGCATTG agTGTCCAAACTGTCAGTTCATCTTCATTCTGTCCAAAGGAGGCTGTCTCCACTTCACCTGCAGCCAGTGTCAGTATCAGTTCTGTGGAGGCTGCAGTCAGACCTTCACCCTGGGAGCCGTGAGTCTGTGGTCTGCTTCTACTGGCCTCTACTATCAGGGTCTTTTGTCAGGTTCTACTGTCAGCTTCTGCGGTCGGGTTCTACTGTCAGCTTCTATTGTTAGGGTCTACTGTCAGGGTCTGCTGTCTACCACTCTGTCAGTGGAG GTCTGTGGTTTCTCTGCTGACTGTGGAACCAAAGGTCTTCATGCCCACCACCCCAGAGACTGCCTGTACCACCTGAGGGACTGGAGCGTGACCCGCCTACACCTGCTGCTACAG ttttacagagTGTCTCCCTCCTGGTTGGAACCAGCCAAAGGTAGCTCACCTGACACCAGTGGGACAG gagtgtgtttggttttggaGCTGAGAGACGACGGCAGCAGAAGAGAGGAGCCCTGTGGACAACCTGCACTTCCTGAGTACAGAGGATACTGCCA GTTGCACTATAAGGAGCGATTGGTGGAGTTGATCAACCGTTGCCGTGCTGACCCAGCAGTCCTCTTCAGTCCGGCAGAGATGATGGTGGAGCTGCAGCGTTGGCACATTGCCGTGCCGACCAGAAAACCCGATGAATCGGAGCAGCTGTATGCCCAGCGCCTCCGCCTG ACTCTGACCAATAGAGTTCCTCTGAGGAAGCAGCGACGCTCTCCACTCAAGCTCAACGATGACCTctgccctctgacctctgctgtggctgctggagCTCCGCCCCCTCAcctgctgctgacagactga
- the si:dkey-181m9.8 gene encoding E3 ubiquitin-protein ligase lubel isoform X1 has product MPRVGAKEELRTLVECQYSYPAETLSDLHKVRALFSDLRLYVDFYCFPNKEKKRLVYLAGTIPVHYEGSEYNIPVCIWLHETHPVSRPCCYVCPSISMAINPSCPCVDTSGNISLDGLRNWTHGVSNLSLLVSEMRQAFQVDTPLYARCPAQAPPPTGVQVSPSATEGRSESSVSSCSHHHISSISSSPQSSRLPLTSSYLSGQKASQWEASREVRVRRSYTEELLGIDFSAPPPSSSSSSSSSSNHYNPFLSSSSPGPPPKPLSRMMGALSLDGGASGDQQDDSPVQIVQSEAARDRHRLGSGPAPELHQDQGTRFQSEPAAGADHIKMAARLSPDRAAIFFSLMKMKGRSFSPSDVMEAVQLNKDLPSALRFLTHSCPICQDQVTFSKIITMTHCSCFLCQTCFKTFFSAAIKERSIDQLVCPQCGRPEVRGQGRMEESMDYFNLLDTQIRHFLPAQLHELFQRKLRDRALQEMPNFCWCAHCSFGMLHEADRLRMDCPSCKKSTCSQCRSPWSPQHQGLSCEQFRVWQQQNHPDHSTALLSYNSIECPNCQFIFILSKGGCLHFTCSQCQYQFCGGCSQTFTLGAVSLWSASTGLYYQGLLSGSTVSFCGRVLLSASIVRVYCQGLLSTTLSVEVCGFSADCGTKGLHAHHPRDCLYHLRDWSVTRLHLLLQFYRVSPSWLEPAKGSSPDTSGTGVCLVLELRDDGSRREEPCGQPALPEYRGYCQLHYKERLVELINRCRADPAVLFSPAEMMVELQRWHIAVPTRKPDESEQLYAQRLRLTLTNRVPLRKQRRSPLKLNDDLCPLTSAVAAGAPPPHLLLTD; this is encoded by the exons ATGCCGCGAGTCGGAGCTAAGGAGGAGCTGCGGACTCTGGTGGAG TGTCAGTACAGTTACCCCGCAGAGACTCTGTCTGATCTTCACAAGGTTCGAGCTCTTTTCTCTGATCTTCGTCTCTATGTGGATTTTTACT gttttccaaacaaagagaagaagaggctgGTTTACCTGGCTGGGACGATTCCTGTTCACTATGAAG GAAGTGAGTATAATATCCCAGTGTGCATTTGGCTTCATGAGACACACCCAGTGTCCCGTCCTTGCTGTTACGTCTGCCCGTCCATCTCCATGGCGATCAACCCATCCTGTCCCTGCGTGGACACTTCTGGCAACATCAGTCTGGACGGACTGAGGAACTGGACCCAT ggTGTGTCCAATCTATCGCTGCTTGTGTCAGAAATGAGGCAGGCCTTCCAGGTGGACACGCCCCTCTATGCCAGGTGTCCTGCCCAAGCTCCACCCCCAACAGGTGTGCAGGTGTCACCGTCAGCGACAGAGGGAAGGTCAGAGAG TTCTGTGTCCTCCTGCAGCCACCACCacatctcctccatctcctcctccccacagAGCAGTCGtctccctctcacctcctcctaCCTGTCTGGACAGAAAG CCAGCCAATGGGAGGCGAGTAGGGAGGTGAGGGTGAGGAGGTCGTacacagaggagctgctggggATCGACTTCAgtgctcctcctccctcctcctcctcctcctcctcctcctcctccaaccaCTACAACCCCTTCCTAAGCTCCTCCTCCCCAG GTCCCCCTCCAAAACCCCTCAGCAGAATGATGGGGGCTCTGAGTCTGGATGGGGGGGCCAGTGGAGACCAGCAGGATGACTCACCTGTACAGATCGTCCAATCAGAAGCAgccagagacagacacagactggGTTCTGGACCAGCACCTGAACTACATCAGGACCAGGGTACAAGATTTCAGAGTGAACCAGCAGCCGGAGCTGACCACATCAAG ATGGCAGCCCGTCTCTCCCCGGACCGGGCGGCCATCTTCTTCTCGCTCATGAAGATGAAGGGGCGGAGCTTCAGCCCCAGTGATGTCATGGAGGCGGTCCAACTCAACAAAGATCTCCCATCAGCCCTCAGGTTCCTGACCCACAGCTGTCCCATCTGTCAGGACCAGGTGACCTTCAGCAAG ATCATCACCATGACTCACTGCTCCTGCTTCCTGTGTCAGACgtgttttaaaacatttttctctgcagCCATTAAAGAGCGAAGCATCGATCAGCTGGTTTGTCCTCAGTGTGGCCGacctgaggtcagaggtcagggacGGATGGAGGAGTCCATGGACTACTTCAACCTGCTGGACACTCAG atCCGTCACTTCCTGCCTGCTCAGCTCCATGAGCTGTTCCAGAGGAAACTCAGAGACCGAGCTCTGCAGGAGATGCCCAACTTCTGCTGGTGTGCTCAC tgttcgTTCGGCATGCTTCATGAAGCTGACCGGCTGAGGATGGACTGTCCCAGCTGTAAGAAGAGCACCTGTTCTCAGTGCAGATCACCT TGGTCCCCTCAGCATCAGGGTCTGTCCTGTGAGCAGTTCAGAGTCTGGCAGCAGCAGAATCATCCGGACCACAGCACTGCCCTGCTCAGCTACAACAGCATTG agTGTCCAAACTGTCAGTTCATCTTCATTCTGTCCAAAGGAGGCTGTCTCCACTTCACCTGCAGCCAGTGTCAGTATCAGTTCTGTGGAGGCTGCAGTCAGACCTTCACCCTGGGAGCCGTGAGTCTGTGGTCTGCTTCTACTGGCCTCTACTATCAGGGTCTTTTGTCAGGTTCTACTGTCAGCTTCTGCGGTCGGGTTCTACTGTCAGCTTCTATTGTTAGGGTCTACTGTCAGGGTCTGCTGTCTACCACTCTGTCAGTGGAG GTCTGTGGTTTCTCTGCTGACTGTGGAACCAAAGGTCTTCATGCCCACCACCCCAGAGACTGCCTGTACCACCTGAGGGACTGGAGCGTGACCCGCCTACACCTGCTGCTACAG ttttacagagTGTCTCCCTCCTGGTTGGAACCAGCCAAAGGTAGCTCACCTGACACCAGTGGGACAG gagtgtgtttggttttggaGCTGAGAGACGACGGCAGCAGAAGAGAGGAGCCCTGTGGACAACCTGCACTTCCTGAGTACAGAGGATACTGCCA GTTGCACTATAAGGAGCGATTGGTGGAGTTGATCAACCGTTGCCGTGCTGACCCAGCAGTCCTCTTCAGTCCGGCAGAGATGATGGTGGAGCTGCAGCGTTGGCACATTGCCGTGCCGACCAGAAAACCCGATGAATCGGAGCAGCTGTATGCCCAGCGCCTCCGCCTG ACTCTGACCAATAGAGTTCCTCTGAGGAAGCAGCGACGCTCTCCACTCAAGCTCAACGATGACCTctgccctctgacctctgctgtggctgctggagCTCCGCCCCCTCAcctgctgctgacagactga
- the si:dkey-181m9.8 gene encoding E3 ubiquitin-protein ligase lubel isoform X3 codes for MPRVGAKEELRTLVECQYSYPAETLSDLHKVRALFSDLRLYVDFYCFPNKEKKRLVYLAGTIPVHYEGSEYNIPVCIWLHETHPVSRPCCYVCPSISMAINPSCPCVDTSGNISLDGLRNWTHGVSNLSLLVSEMRQAFQVDTPLYARCPAQAPPPTGVQVSPSATEGRSESHHHISSISSSPQSSRLPLTSSYLSGQKASQWEASREVRVRRSYTEELLGIDFSAPPPSSSSSSSSSSNHYNPFLSSSSPGPPPKPLSRMMGALSLDGGASGDQQDDSPVQIVQSEAARDRHRLGSGPAPELHQDQGTRFQSEPAAGADHIKMAARLSPDRAAIFFSLMKMKGRSFSPSDVMEAVQLNKDLPSALRFLTHSCPICQDQVTFSKIITMTHCSCFLCQTCFKTFFSAAIKERSIDQLVCPQCGRPEVRGQGRMEESMDYFNLLDTQIRHFLPAQLHELFQRKLRDRALQEMPNFCWCAHCSFGMLHEADRLRMDCPSCKKSTCSQCRSPWSPQHQGLSCEQFRVWQQQNHPDHSTALLSYNSIECPNCQFIFILSKGGCLHFTCSQCQYQFCGGCSQTFTLGAVSLWSASTGLYYQGLLSGSTVSFCGRVLLSASIVRVYCQGLLSTTLSVEVCGFSADCGTKGLHAHHPRDCLYHLRDWSVTRLHLLLQFYRVSPSWLEPAKGSSPDTSGTGVCLVLELRDDGSRREEPCGQPALPEYRGYCQLHYKERLVELINRCRADPAVLFSPAEMMVELQRWHIAVPTRKPDESEQLYAQRLRLTLTNRVPLRKQRRSPLKLNDDLCPLTSAVAAGAPPPHLLLTD; via the exons ATGCCGCGAGTCGGAGCTAAGGAGGAGCTGCGGACTCTGGTGGAG TGTCAGTACAGTTACCCCGCAGAGACTCTGTCTGATCTTCACAAGGTTCGAGCTCTTTTCTCTGATCTTCGTCTCTATGTGGATTTTTACT gttttccaaacaaagagaagaagaggctgGTTTACCTGGCTGGGACGATTCCTGTTCACTATGAAG GAAGTGAGTATAATATCCCAGTGTGCATTTGGCTTCATGAGACACACCCAGTGTCCCGTCCTTGCTGTTACGTCTGCCCGTCCATCTCCATGGCGATCAACCCATCCTGTCCCTGCGTGGACACTTCTGGCAACATCAGTCTGGACGGACTGAGGAACTGGACCCAT ggTGTGTCCAATCTATCGCTGCTTGTGTCAGAAATGAGGCAGGCCTTCCAGGTGGACACGCCCCTCTATGCCAGGTGTCCTGCCCAAGCTCCACCCCCAACAGGTGTGCAGGTGTCACCGTCAGCGACAGAGGGAAGGTCAGAGAG CCACCACCacatctcctccatctcctcctccccacagAGCAGTCGtctccctctcacctcctcctaCCTGTCTGGACAGAAAG CCAGCCAATGGGAGGCGAGTAGGGAGGTGAGGGTGAGGAGGTCGTacacagaggagctgctggggATCGACTTCAgtgctcctcctccctcctcctcctcctcctcctcctcctcctccaaccaCTACAACCCCTTCCTAAGCTCCTCCTCCCCAG GTCCCCCTCCAAAACCCCTCAGCAGAATGATGGGGGCTCTGAGTCTGGATGGGGGGGCCAGTGGAGACCAGCAGGATGACTCACCTGTACAGATCGTCCAATCAGAAGCAgccagagacagacacagactggGTTCTGGACCAGCACCTGAACTACATCAGGACCAGGGTACAAGATTTCAGAGTGAACCAGCAGCCGGAGCTGACCACATCAAG ATGGCAGCCCGTCTCTCCCCGGACCGGGCGGCCATCTTCTTCTCGCTCATGAAGATGAAGGGGCGGAGCTTCAGCCCCAGTGATGTCATGGAGGCGGTCCAACTCAACAAAGATCTCCCATCAGCCCTCAGGTTCCTGACCCACAGCTGTCCCATCTGTCAGGACCAGGTGACCTTCAGCAAG ATCATCACCATGACTCACTGCTCCTGCTTCCTGTGTCAGACgtgttttaaaacatttttctctgcagCCATTAAAGAGCGAAGCATCGATCAGCTGGTTTGTCCTCAGTGTGGCCGacctgaggtcagaggtcagggacGGATGGAGGAGTCCATGGACTACTTCAACCTGCTGGACACTCAG atCCGTCACTTCCTGCCTGCTCAGCTCCATGAGCTGTTCCAGAGGAAACTCAGAGACCGAGCTCTGCAGGAGATGCCCAACTTCTGCTGGTGTGCTCAC tgttcgTTCGGCATGCTTCATGAAGCTGACCGGCTGAGGATGGACTGTCCCAGCTGTAAGAAGAGCACCTGTTCTCAGTGCAGATCACCT TGGTCCCCTCAGCATCAGGGTCTGTCCTGTGAGCAGTTCAGAGTCTGGCAGCAGCAGAATCATCCGGACCACAGCACTGCCCTGCTCAGCTACAACAGCATTG agTGTCCAAACTGTCAGTTCATCTTCATTCTGTCCAAAGGAGGCTGTCTCCACTTCACCTGCAGCCAGTGTCAGTATCAGTTCTGTGGAGGCTGCAGTCAGACCTTCACCCTGGGAGCCGTGAGTCTGTGGTCTGCTTCTACTGGCCTCTACTATCAGGGTCTTTTGTCAGGTTCTACTGTCAGCTTCTGCGGTCGGGTTCTACTGTCAGCTTCTATTGTTAGGGTCTACTGTCAGGGTCTGCTGTCTACCACTCTGTCAGTGGAG GTCTGTGGTTTCTCTGCTGACTGTGGAACCAAAGGTCTTCATGCCCACCACCCCAGAGACTGCCTGTACCACCTGAGGGACTGGAGCGTGACCCGCCTACACCTGCTGCTACAG ttttacagagTGTCTCCCTCCTGGTTGGAACCAGCCAAAGGTAGCTCACCTGACACCAGTGGGACAG gagtgtgtttggttttggaGCTGAGAGACGACGGCAGCAGAAGAGAGGAGCCCTGTGGACAACCTGCACTTCCTGAGTACAGAGGATACTGCCA GTTGCACTATAAGGAGCGATTGGTGGAGTTGATCAACCGTTGCCGTGCTGACCCAGCAGTCCTCTTCAGTCCGGCAGAGATGATGGTGGAGCTGCAGCGTTGGCACATTGCCGTGCCGACCAGAAAACCCGATGAATCGGAGCAGCTGTATGCCCAGCGCCTCCGCCTG ACTCTGACCAATAGAGTTCCTCTGAGGAAGCAGCGACGCTCTCCACTCAAGCTCAACGATGACCTctgccctctgacctctgctgtggctgctggagCTCCGCCCCCTCAcctgctgctgacagactga
- the si:dkey-181m9.8 gene encoding E3 ubiquitin-protein ligase RNF31 isoform X5, with translation MPRVGAKEELRTLVECQYSYPAETLSDLHKVRALFSDLRLYVDFYCFPNKEKKRLVYLAGTIPVHYEGSEYNIPVCIWLHETHPVSRPCCYVCPSISMAINPSCPCVDTSGNISLDGLRNWTHGVSNLSLLVSEMRQAFQVDTPLYARCPAQAPPPTGVQVSPSATEGRSESSVSSCSHHHISSISSSPQSSRLPLTSSYLSGQKASQWEASREVRVRRSYTEELLGIDFSAPPPSSSSSSSSSSNHYNPFLSSSSPGPPPKPLSRMMGALSLDGGASGDQQDDSPVQIVQSEAARDRHRLGSGPAPELHQDQGTRFQSEPAAGADHIKMAARLSPDRAAIFFSLMKMKGRSFSPSDVMEAVQLNKDLPSALRFLTHSCPICQDQVTFSKIITMTHCSCFLCQTCFKTFFSAAIKERSIDQLVCPQCGRPEVRGQGRMEESMDYFNLLDTQIRHFLPAQLHELFQRKLRDRALQEMPNFCWCAHCSFGMLHEADRLRMDCPSCKKSTCSQCRSPWSPQHQGLSCEQFRVWQQQNHPDHSTALLSYNSIECPNCQFIFILSKGGCLHFTCSQCQYQFCGGCSQTFTLGAVCGFSADCGTKGLHAHHPRDCLYHLRDWSVTRLHLLLQFYRVSPSWLEPAKGSSPDTSGTGVCLVLELRDDGSRREEPCGQPALPEYRGYCQLHYKERLVELINRCRADPAVLFSPAEMMVELQRWHIAVPTRKPDESEQLYAQRLRLTLTNRVPLRKQRRSPLKLNDDLCPLTSAVAAGAPPPHLLLTD, from the exons ATGCCGCGAGTCGGAGCTAAGGAGGAGCTGCGGACTCTGGTGGAG TGTCAGTACAGTTACCCCGCAGAGACTCTGTCTGATCTTCACAAGGTTCGAGCTCTTTTCTCTGATCTTCGTCTCTATGTGGATTTTTACT gttttccaaacaaagagaagaagaggctgGTTTACCTGGCTGGGACGATTCCTGTTCACTATGAAG GAAGTGAGTATAATATCCCAGTGTGCATTTGGCTTCATGAGACACACCCAGTGTCCCGTCCTTGCTGTTACGTCTGCCCGTCCATCTCCATGGCGATCAACCCATCCTGTCCCTGCGTGGACACTTCTGGCAACATCAGTCTGGACGGACTGAGGAACTGGACCCAT ggTGTGTCCAATCTATCGCTGCTTGTGTCAGAAATGAGGCAGGCCTTCCAGGTGGACACGCCCCTCTATGCCAGGTGTCCTGCCCAAGCTCCACCCCCAACAGGTGTGCAGGTGTCACCGTCAGCGACAGAGGGAAGGTCAGAGAG TTCTGTGTCCTCCTGCAGCCACCACCacatctcctccatctcctcctccccacagAGCAGTCGtctccctctcacctcctcctaCCTGTCTGGACAGAAAG CCAGCCAATGGGAGGCGAGTAGGGAGGTGAGGGTGAGGAGGTCGTacacagaggagctgctggggATCGACTTCAgtgctcctcctccctcctcctcctcctcctcctcctcctcctccaaccaCTACAACCCCTTCCTAAGCTCCTCCTCCCCAG GTCCCCCTCCAAAACCCCTCAGCAGAATGATGGGGGCTCTGAGTCTGGATGGGGGGGCCAGTGGAGACCAGCAGGATGACTCACCTGTACAGATCGTCCAATCAGAAGCAgccagagacagacacagactggGTTCTGGACCAGCACCTGAACTACATCAGGACCAGGGTACAAGATTTCAGAGTGAACCAGCAGCCGGAGCTGACCACATCAAG ATGGCAGCCCGTCTCTCCCCGGACCGGGCGGCCATCTTCTTCTCGCTCATGAAGATGAAGGGGCGGAGCTTCAGCCCCAGTGATGTCATGGAGGCGGTCCAACTCAACAAAGATCTCCCATCAGCCCTCAGGTTCCTGACCCACAGCTGTCCCATCTGTCAGGACCAGGTGACCTTCAGCAAG ATCATCACCATGACTCACTGCTCCTGCTTCCTGTGTCAGACgtgttttaaaacatttttctctgcagCCATTAAAGAGCGAAGCATCGATCAGCTGGTTTGTCCTCAGTGTGGCCGacctgaggtcagaggtcagggacGGATGGAGGAGTCCATGGACTACTTCAACCTGCTGGACACTCAG atCCGTCACTTCCTGCCTGCTCAGCTCCATGAGCTGTTCCAGAGGAAACTCAGAGACCGAGCTCTGCAGGAGATGCCCAACTTCTGCTGGTGTGCTCAC tgttcgTTCGGCATGCTTCATGAAGCTGACCGGCTGAGGATGGACTGTCCCAGCTGTAAGAAGAGCACCTGTTCTCAGTGCAGATCACCT TGGTCCCCTCAGCATCAGGGTCTGTCCTGTGAGCAGTTCAGAGTCTGGCAGCAGCAGAATCATCCGGACCACAGCACTGCCCTGCTCAGCTACAACAGCATTG agTGTCCAAACTGTCAGTTCATCTTCATTCTGTCCAAAGGAGGCTGTCTCCACTTCACCTGCAGCCAGTGTCAGTATCAGTTCTGTGGAGGCTGCAGTCAGACCTTCACCCTGGGAGCC GTCTGTGGTTTCTCTGCTGACTGTGGAACCAAAGGTCTTCATGCCCACCACCCCAGAGACTGCCTGTACCACCTGAGGGACTGGAGCGTGACCCGCCTACACCTGCTGCTACAG ttttacagagTGTCTCCCTCCTGGTTGGAACCAGCCAAAGGTAGCTCACCTGACACCAGTGGGACAG gagtgtgtttggttttggaGCTGAGAGACGACGGCAGCAGAAGAGAGGAGCCCTGTGGACAACCTGCACTTCCTGAGTACAGAGGATACTGCCA GTTGCACTATAAGGAGCGATTGGTGGAGTTGATCAACCGTTGCCGTGCTGACCCAGCAGTCCTCTTCAGTCCGGCAGAGATGATGGTGGAGCTGCAGCGTTGGCACATTGCCGTGCCGACCAGAAAACCCGATGAATCGGAGCAGCTGTATGCCCAGCGCCTCCGCCTG ACTCTGACCAATAGAGTTCCTCTGAGGAAGCAGCGACGCTCTCCACTCAAGCTCAACGATGACCTctgccctctgacctctgctgtggctgctggagCTCCGCCCCCTCAcctgctgctgacagactga